In one Silene latifolia isolate original U9 population chromosome 10, ASM4854445v1, whole genome shotgun sequence genomic region, the following are encoded:
- the LOC141607292 gene encoding uncharacterized protein LOC141607292 → MGCGREGKKWQRFERAPFSGQKGGEEEIRDLLVVGVGEKRPMSVLGGTVGLVEKKSRKSMDLSAVEMEAVVKTMREYDGWAIDSVGRSGGLASWWRKEVELRILAEDNDDPWLCIGDFNEILFGTEMKGGERPQWQMTSFRDAVNDCGLRDLAFEGYEFTYDNGQAGADNRQSRIDRAMITEEWADTFLYAKLHHLEPGLSDHVPIMVLLDNRKAEGERGKGIFRFEQMWVGEEGCEDTIRRAWDPGDDVTNNLRTCANELSRWQGANIGNLVKDIKIQRKKLLKINASERTESNVKERRKIKKKIARLINQEEQFWQQRSRVLWLKDGERNMAYFHRMVRQRKQKNYIKLITDDQGRKFETQEGIKRVAVDYFAKLFETSNPVLAVDEFRGVEDRVLGEMNSSLREPYTGEEVLDALNQMHPLKAPGPDGMNALFFQNYWHNVGPSVIRTCLHILNGGGISEEMNMTHIVLIPKKKEASHMADFIPISLCNVFYNIVSKMLANRLKRFLDDIVSENQSAFVPGRLITDKILVAFELFHHMKNSRSGGGHMALKLDMTKAYDRIEWGFLEGTLRAMGFNEGWSSRVMACVRPVSYAVTVNGSYTEIFKPHRGLRQGDPLSPYLFILCSEVFSGMIRREMEAGNLHRIRVAPLAPMASHRFFADNSITL, encoded by the exons ATGGGGTGTGGTAGAGAAGGAAAGAAGTGGCAACGTTTTGAGAGAGCTCCTTTTAGTGGTCAGAAAGGCGGGGAAGAGGAGATAAGGGACCTGCTGGTCGTGGGTGTAGGAGAGAAGCGACCTATGTCAGTTCTGGGAGGGACTGTGGGCTTAGTGGAGAAGAAGAGTCGTAAAAGCATGGAT TTAAGTGCAGTGGAGATGGAAGCTGTTGTAAAAACCATGAGGGAGTATGATGGGTGGGCCATAGATAGTGTAGGGAGGTCAGGAGGGCTAGCTAGCTGGTGGCGTAAGGAGGTAGAG TTACGCATTTTAGCAGAGGATAATGACGACCCGTGGCTATGCATTGGTGATTTTAACGAAATTCTTTTTGGCACGGAGATGAAGGGTGGGGAGAGACCGCAATGGCAGATGACTAGTTTTAGAGATGCTGTGAACGATTGTGGCCTTAGGGACCTTGCGTTTGAGGGATACGAGTTCACCTATGACAATGGGCAAGCTGGAGCTGACAATCGACAAAGTCGAATTGATAGAGCAATGATTACGGAAGAATGGGCGGATACATTCCTTTATGCTAAATTGCACCATTTGGAGCCGGGCTTGTCTGACCATGTACCAATCATGGTCCTCTTGGATAATAGGAAGGCCGAAGGGGAGAGAGGAAAGGGCATCTTTCGCTTTGAGCAGATGTGGGTTGGCGAGGAGGGTTGTGAGGATACTATAAGGCGGGCTTGGGATCCGGGTGATGATGTGACGAACAATTTGAGGACGTGTGCTAATGAATTGTCGAGATGGCAAGGAGCTAATATTGGAAACCTGGTGAAAGATATTAAAATACAAAGGAAGAAGCTGCTAAAGATTAATGCTAGTGAACGGACAGAGAGCAATGTGAAGGAGCGCcggaaaattaaaaagaaaatagCCAGACTCATTAACCAGGAAGAACAATTTTGGCAACAACGATCAAGGGTCCTATGGTTGAAAGACGGGGAAAGAAACATGGCATACTTCCATAGAATGGTGAGACAAAGGAAACAGAAGAATTATATAAAGCTCATTACGGATGACCAGGGTCGAAAATTCGAGACACAGGAGGGCATTAAGAGGGTGGCTGTGGATTATTTTGCGAAGCTGTTTGAGACGTCTAATCCGGTGCTGGCTGTGGATGAATTTCGAGGGGTGGAGGACAGAGTGTTGGGGGAGATGAATAGTAGTTTACGCGAACCATATACAGGAGAAGAGGTACTTGATGCGCTAAACCAAATGCATCCTCTAAAGGCCCCCGGACCAGACGGTATGAATGCTTTATTTTTCCAAAATTACTGGCATAATGTTGGACCCTCGGTGATTAGGACATGCTTGCACATTCTTAATGGGGGCGGGATATCCGAGGAGATGAATATGACTCATATAGTACTCATACCGAAGAAAAAAGAAGCGAGTCACATGGCGGATTTCATACCCATAAGCCTTTGTAATGTCTTTTATAATATTGTGTCGAAAATGCTTGCAAATAGATTAAAACGTTTTCTTGATGATATTGTTTCGGAGAACCAAAGCGCCTTTGTCCCGGGCCGGCTCATCACTGATAAGATATTGGTAGCTTTTGAACTATTCCATCACATGAAGAATTCACGAAGTGGAGGGGGGCACATGGCTCTAAAGCTTGACATGACTAAGGCGTATGATAGGATCGAATGGGGTTTCTTGGAGGGCACGTTGAGAGCTATGGGGTTCAATGAGGGCTGGAGCAGCAGGGTTATGGCTTGTGTGCGGCCGGTGTCTTATGCAGTAACGGTAAACGGGTCATATACTGAGATTTTCAAACCCCATAGGGGCCTTCGCCAAGGCGACCCCTTATCTCCGTACTTGTTCATCTTATGTTCTGAGGTTTTTTCGGGCATGATTCGTCGGGAAATGGAAGCTGGGAACCTCCATAGGATTCGTGTTGCACCGTTGGCACCGATGGCGTCTCACCGTTTCTTCGCCGATAACAGCATTACCTTATAA